A stretch of Schistocerca cancellata isolate TAMUIC-IGC-003103 chromosome 3, iqSchCanc2.1, whole genome shotgun sequence DNA encodes these proteins:
- the LOC126176449 gene encoding piggyBac transposable element-derived protein 2-like: MKDIEEEDTSRNAVFSDPPGDELTPFQHFRTMCVVKTPSYRLYWTEATRFSPTVDSMPRNRFDKLRNYLNVNDNTKMKRGEVPNYDKLFKVRPFVDKIKQGFSIIEPEEYHSVYELIISFKGHSSLKQYVKTKPHKWGIKVFARAGSSGIEYDFEIYQGKGTVHDVTGLGISGDFVIRFVEGLPKHKNFKVFTDNWFTSYNLISALKNYGILAVGTVRSTRLQGCNLKADSELKKQGQGSYDYRTETERKIIALKWYDNKSVVLVSSYEGVSPVEPVKRWSVGERKYIDVPRPNIVKEYNRSIGGVDLHDMLVALYRSNIDVKNFI; this comes from the exons ATGAAGGACATTGAAGAAGAGGACACATCACGTAATGCAGTTTTTTCTGACCCTCCAGGGGATGAACTGACACCTTTTCAGCATTTCAGAACAATGT GTGTTGTGAAAACGCCTAGTTACAGATTGTACTGGACAGAggctacaagattttctccaaCAGTGGACTCAATGCCTAGAAATAGGTTTGATAAGCTAAGAAATTATTTAAATGTGAATGACAACACTAAAATGAAACGAGGAGAGGTGCCTAATTATGACAAGCTGTTCAAGGTGAGaccatttgttgacaaaatcaaacaaggtttTTCAATTATTGAACCTGAGGAATATCATTCAGTTTATGAATTAATCATTTCTTTCAAAGGTCATTCATCcctgaaacagtatgtaaaaacCAAACCACACAAGTGGGGTATAAAAGTTTTTGCCCGTGCTGGTTCTAGTGGAATTGAGTACGATTTTGAAATATACCAAGGGAAGGGAACTGTACATGATGTTACTGGTCTTGGTATAAGTGGTGATTTTGTAATAAGGTTTGTGGAAGGACTgccaaaacataaaaattttaaagtgtttacagacaactggttcacctcttacaatcTTATTTCTGCCCTGAAAAACTATGGCATTTTGGCTGTTGGAACTGTTAGATCCACAAGACTTCAAGGCTGCAATCTAAAAGCAGACAGTGAGCTGAAAAAGCAGGGACAAGGATCATACGATTATCGAACTGAAACAGAAAGGAAAATCATAGCACTGAAGTGGTATGATAACAAGTCTGTCGTTCTTGTATCATCATATGAAGGAGTAAGTCCAGTAGAACCAGTGAAACGTTGGTCAGTGGGAGAACGAAAATATATTGATGTTCCAAGGCCAAACATTGTTAAAGAATATAACCGTTCGATAGGAGGAGTTGATCTGCACGACATGCTGGTTGCTTTGTATAGGAGTAATATAGATGTGAAAAATTTTATCTAA